AAAGAGGGCGATTCCATTTTATTTTCTTCTCGCTCTTCTTCGTCGGATACTGTTCCTCTGATTTATGCTCATCTGACTCAAAATTTGGAAAAAGGAAATCGTATTTTGATTGGGGATGGAGCCTTGACTTTTAAGGTGGAGAAGATTCATTCTAAGGGAGTTTCAACTGTTTCCTTATCAAAGGGGATTTTAAAATCTCATCAAGGGGTTCATTTTCCAGACAGTGAAGTTCATATTCCGTGTCCTACCGAGAAGGATTATAAGGATTTTGAATTTGGTCTTCGGCAAGGGGTCGATTTTGTTGCCCTTTCTTTTGTCAAATCTCGAAATGATCTTGAGCGTCTTCGACAGAGAATGAAGCAATCAGGACATCAGCCGCATCTTATTTCAAAAATTGAAAGACCTCAAGCCATTGAAAATCTGGATGAAATTTTAGGGGCCAGTGACGGGACGTTGGTGGCTCGAGGGGATTTGGGACTTGAAATGGGGCTTGAAGAAATTCCCATTTTGCAGAAAAAAATCATCGGACGGGCAGCTTACTTTGGAAAATATGTCATGACGGCGACCCAAATGCTTGAGTCCATGATTGAAAAGGAGAATCCGACTCGGGCGGAGGTTTCCGATGTGGCCAATGCAGTTTTGGATGGGACGGATGCGGTCATGCTCTCTGGAGAAACGGCTGCAGGCCAGTTTCCAGTGGAGTCGGTTCAAATGATGGCCAAAATTCTTGAAAGAGTTGAAAGAGAAATTCCCTTGATTAAATTAAAAGTGGGTGAGGGAAATCCGGCTTTAAGTGCTTTCGGGTTTGCTCAAGCGGCCAGTGAGATTGCCGAAAAGATGAAAATAGACCGTATTGTTCCCTTTACTTTTTCGGGGAGCACGGCCCTCAGGGTTTCAAAATTTAGACCGCAAGCTTTGGTGATTGCCATGACCCCCCAGGAAAGTACCTGGCGAAAGATGACTCTTTTTTGGGGGGTGATTCCCCTTTTAACCCCCATGGTTAAAAATACAGATCAAATGTTTAGTCTTGCTCGGCGTGAACTTAAAAAGCGAAAACTGGTAGGAAATTCAAAATCGATTGTCTTGATTACAGGGATTCCTATTCAAAAACCTGGGATTACTAATTTGTTAAGAGTGGATGAGGTTTGATGATGCGTATTCTTTATGTGAAAGATTTATTAAGATGGTTACTGAAAAATCAACCTGGAGGCTAAAATGATTATTTGGAGCGGGTTAGGGTTTTTAGTTGCGGTCATTACTTTTGCCATGCTTGTTCTAACGGAGTTAGGCGCAAAAGCGATGTTTAATCTCTCTTATTATCAGGATCATGGCTGGCCAAAGATGTTTGCCTTCGTTGTGTCCGGGGTTATGGTATGGGTGCTGGGCCGATTCCTCTCCAAAAAGCCGGGCAGAGTTGTGATCGATAAAGGAACAGGAAAAGAATTGGAGTTGAAGAAAGGGCATTCGTTGTTTTTTATTAAGATGGAATATTGGGGCCCTATCCTGATCGTCATTGGAATGGTGCTCTTGTTTGTAAAGCTCTGAAAGGGAGGAGATTCATGCATAAGTTGGTGCTTTTGAGACACGGGGAAAGTACGTGGAATAAAGAGAATCGTTTTACCGGTTGGACGGATGTGGATTTATCAGAGAAAGGCGTTGAGGAGGCCAAGAGAGGTGGGCAGCTTCTTAAAAAAGAGGGTTTTGTTTTTGATGTGGCCTATACTTCGCTTTTGAAACGGGCCATCAGAAC
This window of the Chlamydiota bacterium genome carries:
- the pyk gene encoding pyruvate kinase is translated as MIRSRPLPQPRTHKTKIVCTLGPASSSYSMIRKLAEAGMDVVRLNFSYGAYAQFERVIYDIRRVERILKKPIGILQDLQGPRIRLGELPSPLQVKEGDSILFSSRSSSSDTVPLIYAHLTQNLEKGNRILIGDGALTFKVEKIHSKGVSTVSLSKGILKSHQGVHFPDSEVHIPCPTEKDYKDFEFGLRQGVDFVALSFVKSRNDLERLRQRMKQSGHQPHLISKIERPQAIENLDEILGASDGTLVARGDLGLEMGLEEIPILQKKIIGRAAYFGKYVMTATQMLESMIEKENPTRAEVSDVANAVLDGTDAVMLSGETAAGQFPVESVQMMAKILERVEREIPLIKLKVGEGNPALSAFGFAQAASEIAEKMKIDRIVPFTFSGSTALRVSKFRPQALVIAMTPQESTWRKMTLFWGVIPLLTPMVKNTDQMFSLARRELKKRKLVGNSKSIVLITGIPIQKPGITNLLRVDEV